One part of the Neoarius graeffei isolate fNeoGra1 chromosome 2, fNeoGra1.pri, whole genome shotgun sequence genome encodes these proteins:
- the ptrhd1 gene encoding putative peptidyl-tRNA hydrolase PTRHD1 codes for MSAPSSGGACKRLVQYVVVRADLIHALSWPLGAVITQACHASTAAIHLHYSDPDTQEYLAALDTMHKVVLQAADEASLTHLSTTLSDNGIAHKLWMEQPENIPTCLALKPYPKETVQHFVKKFKLFK; via the exons ATGTCGGCTCCTAGTAGCGGTGGTGCCTGTAAACGCCTGGTGCAGTATGTTGTTGTTCGGGCGGATTTGATCCATGCCCTGTCGTGGCCTTTAGGAGCGGTTATAACGCAGGCCTGCCACGCCTCCACCGCCGCCATTCACCTCCACTACAGCGACCCGGACACGCAGGAATACCTGGCTGCACTGGACACCATGCACAAAGTGGTGCTGCAG GCGGCAGATGAAGCGTCTCTGACTCATTTATCCACGACGCTCAGTGACAACGGCATCGCGCACAAACTGTGGATGGAGCAGCCGGAGAACATTCCTACCTGTCTGGCCTTGAAGCCTTACCCGAAGGAaactgtacagcactttgttAAAAAGTTCAAACTTTTCAAATGA